The segment CAAGCCTCTTTGATGAATAGCTTTCTCGATTGGAAATCCAGGCTctattttgaaatgaaatactCTACATGGTAATGAGAAATGACACCAGGGCTCAAATGTAAGACTCTGAAGATACTTCATTGAACAATAAAGGCCCTTTCAGGCCAAAGTTCCTGCAAGATGAAGTTGTCCTGCGTGTAGTTATTTTCCCTGCCTgaacttttgctttttttttttttagagccgCAGCAATCTGTGCACAGCCAGATGTTTGCACGAGGAGGCTGAACATGTGGATCAGAGGTCTTACCATGCCGTCAGAGCAGCTGGACAGCGGGCTTCCGGGCTCCGAGCTGCTCCCTCCAGGCAGGCCGTAGTAGTTTTCCACCTGCTCTCGGAGCAGATCCTGCAGGCTCTCGATGTAGTGGATGGCGTTGCGCAGGATCTCCACCTTGGGCAGGCGTTGGCTGGGGTTGGCCGAGGTGCAGCGCCTCAGAGCCTCGAAAGCGTGGTTGACCTTCTTCAGCCGCCGGCGCTCACGCATGGTGGCGGCCCGTCTGCGGTCCACAAAGTTGGACTTGCGCTTGCAGGCCTTGCAGGCCCACTGGAGGCAGTGTCCCGGCTGGTGGGGGGCCCCGGGGATCCTCACGTGCTCGTCCTCGTCAGAGCCGTCGAGCTCCGCGCCGGGGCCAAACTCCAGGCTGTCCGGAGAGGACGCACACGCGTCGTAGTAGACCTGCGACGGGGAGAAGATGTCCATATTTGCAGAGGAGAGAAGTCTGGACGGATGGAGAGATGGGCgcgaggaggaaagaaggagtagggtgagagagagaggagacctCTGAGTGATATGAGGGGTCTGTTGCCCCAGGCCCCCCTTATATGCCCCCAGGCCAGAGCCCAGGGCCCACATTGGCCAGATCTAATTACCGTGGCCCATTGGTCCAGCCAGAAGGCAGGCTGGGGTTAGCTCAGCTCCCTCCCTGCCCCATCCCCAATCTGCTGCCTCTCACCCCCCCAGTACCCT is part of the Cyclopterus lumpus isolate fCycLum1 chromosome 23, fCycLum1.pri, whole genome shotgun sequence genome and harbors:
- the myf5 gene encoding myogenic factor 5, producing MDIFSPSQVYYDACASSPDSLEFGPGAELDGSDEDEHVRIPGAPHQPGHCLQWACKACKRKSNFVDRRRAATMRERRRLKKVNHAFEALRRCTSANPSQRLPKVEILRNAIHYIESLQDLLREQVENYYGLPGGSSSEPGSPLSSCSDGMADSNSPLWQHLNANYCNSYSYARNECSGDKAVGASSLECLSSIVDRLSSVESSCGPPALRDTATFTPGSSDSQPCTPESPGSRPVYHVL